AGCCGATGTTCAACTTCCTAGCGGCGAAAAAATTACCATTCATTGCCCAAACACAGGGGCAATGACAGGCTGTGCCAATGTCGGCGATACCGTTTGGTTCTCAACTTCAGATAATCCTAAACGAAAATATGCTTACACGTGGGAACTTACTCAAACCCAAATGGGAGATTTTATTTGTGTTAATACGCAACGAGCCAATCAACTCGTGGCAGAAGCATTAAGTCATAAATGGATCCGTGAATTGGCAGATTACGATAATATTTTACCGGAGCAAAAATATGGCGAGGAAAAAAGTCGGATTGATTTTTTACTGAAACAGCAAGGATTGGCTGATTGCTTTGTGGAAGTGAAATCAACCACGTTGCTTACAGAAAGTGGAGTAGGAATGTTTCCCGATGCAAAAACCGAGCGAGGACAAAAACATCTCAGAGAATTGAT
This genomic window from Actinobacillus porcitonsillarum contains:
- the sfsA gene encoding DNA/RNA nuclease SfsA, which encodes MIFPPLSSGILIQRYKRFLADVQLPSGEKITIHCPNTGAMTGCANVGDTVWFSTSDNPKRKYAYTWELTQTQMGDFICVNTQRANQLVAEALSHKWIRELADYDNILPEQKYGEEKSRIDFLLKQQGLADCFVEVKSTTLLTESGVGMFPDAKTERGQKHLRELITIAQQGQQAVIFFAVLHTGIKQFEVAKQIDPKYAELLSQARQNGVLALSYKATIELAQGIPVAMNLQNSIKI